A portion of the Actinomycetota bacterium genome contains these proteins:
- the queD gene encoding 6-carboxytetrahydropterin synthase QueD, with protein sequence MAGTFEISAGTHFDAAHMLRDYDGPCARMHGHNFRVRAALAGSRLGPSHLLVDFHDLKRLLEEIIAPFDHRCLNEVEPFTYTSPTSENIARFIYLSLRERLAALPAGVRLAWVSVSESPDTEVVYREEA encoded by the coding sequence ATGGCCGGGACCTTCGAGATCAGCGCCGGTACCCACTTCGATGCGGCGCATATGCTCAGGGACTACGACGGTCCATGCGCCCGCATGCACGGCCACAACTTCAGGGTGCGGGCGGCACTGGCAGGATCCCGGCTGGGCCCCTCGCATCTGCTGGTAGACTTCCACGACCTGAAGCGGCTCCTGGAGGAGATCATCGCCCCCTTCGACCACCGCTGCCTCAACGAGGTCGAGCCCTTTACGTATACCTCACCCACCTCCGAGAACATCGCGCGTTTCATCTATCTTTCGCTGCGGGAGCGGCTCGCGGCTCTTCCGGCGGGAGTGCGCCTGGCGTGGGTGAGCGTGTCCGAATCCCCCGACACCGAAGTGGTCTACCGGGAGGAAGCGTGA
- a CDS encoding DUF1844 domain-containing protein, giving the protein MAEKKEDKKTAKGGAGKPAPGKTTAKKPAAKKAAAKKAAEDKPRKEAKPEEKPPREEFEALLDAEAEVAAQEEDRNATIAEEKEELSEEEFRRLVEESLETVTVADIVLTMMNQLASVGYMKMGLPENVNLKYRDFSQARLAIDTLEAMIKAAEEKVPPELLQPFRGTLANMQMNFVQLMRGQP; this is encoded by the coding sequence ATGGCAGAGAAGAAGGAAGATAAGAAGACGGCAAAGGGCGGGGCGGGCAAGCCGGCACCCGGCAAGACCACGGCTAAGAAGCCCGCGGCGAAGAAGGCGGCCGCGAAGAAAGCCGCGGAGGACAAGCCACGTAAAGAGGCAAAGCCTGAGGAGAAGCCGCCCAGGGAAGAGTTCGAGGCCCTGCTCGATGCGGAGGCCGAAGTGGCCGCGCAAGAGGAAGACAGGAACGCCACTATTGCCGAGGAGAAAGAGGAACTCAGCGAGGAGGAGTTCCGCCGCCTGGTGGAGGAGAGCCTGGAGACGGTGACCGTCGCGGACATCGTCCTCACCATGATGAACCAGCTCGCCAGCGTCGGATACATGAAGATGGGGCTGCCCGAGAACGTCAACCTGAAATACCGCGACTTCTCCCAGGCCCGGCTGGCCATCGATACCCTGGAGGCCATGATCAAGGCGGCGGAAGAGAAAGTACCCCCCGAGCTGCTGCAGCCCTTCAGGGGGACCCTTGCCAACATGCAGATGAATTTCGTGCAGTTGATGCGCGGTCAGCCCTGA
- a CDS encoding 7-carboxy-7-deazaguanine synthase QueE — protein sequence MSRELFIHEIFLSFQGEGVLVGVPQVFVRLSGCNLRCSYCDTPAAWERAEKCMLFPWDGQPDEVRNPLETAGAFDRIASFWHPAMHSVSVTGGEPLLQAAALEELLPLLKRAGMRVYLETNGTLAEELAAVMPWTDWIAMDIKLPSSQGGEDLSGRHRAFLRQAAGAELFLKMVITRESCGAEVEEACRAVGSAAPGRTLVLQPVSPRPGETGMNPRQAWELYLITRQFFADVRVVPQAHRAWGIR from the coding sequence ATGAGCCGGGAACTGTTTATCCACGAGATCTTCCTCTCCTTTCAAGGCGAAGGGGTCCTGGTCGGCGTCCCCCAGGTCTTCGTCAGGCTGTCGGGCTGCAACCTGCGCTGCAGCTACTGCGACACCCCGGCGGCGTGGGAGCGGGCGGAGAAGTGCATGCTGTTCCCGTGGGACGGACAGCCCGATGAGGTCCGGAACCCCCTGGAAACCGCCGGCGCGTTCGACCGGATCGCTTCCTTCTGGCACCCCGCCATGCATTCCGTCAGCGTAACCGGCGGCGAGCCGCTGCTGCAGGCGGCGGCGCTGGAGGAGTTGCTCCCCCTTCTCAAACGGGCGGGGATGCGCGTATATCTTGAGACCAACGGGACCCTGGCGGAGGAGCTTGCGGCGGTAATGCCCTGGACGGACTGGATCGCCATGGATATCAAGCTCCCATCCTCCCAGGGGGGAGAAGACCTCAGCGGCCGCCACCGTGCTTTCCTGCGGCAGGCGGCGGGGGCGGAGCTCTTCTTAAAGATGGTCATCACAAGGGAGAGCTGTGGCGCCGAGGTCGAAGAGGCCTGCCGCGCAGTGGGCAGCGCGGCACCCGGAAGAACACTGGTTCTGCAGCCGGTATCGCCCCGGCCGGGCGAAACGGGGATGAACCCGCGCCAGGCTTGGGAGCTGTACCTCATCACGAGACAGTTCTTCGCGGACGTGCGTGTTGTCCCCCAGGCCCACCGCGCCTGGGGCATAAGATGA
- a CDS encoding DUF366 family protein: MKGKYIKGKKITYDGSQLRSLYAYSEYDVQGDSILAFRGPCRVGVEDLVDMEDRKNRAEIGSEEMAHFLIEMFDTDLDRAVVMQRLFLCVVKDVIEELKPELFIVRKGDDLYIEVEVEEGEEENRKLTVSVATVSPVSTLIHLGINVSSDNTPVPTLGLEDLDVPVDDFILKVLQGFIGEVKGIEEARCKVRGVS; this comes from the coding sequence ATGAAAGGCAAGTACATCAAGGGCAAGAAGATCACCTACGACGGCAGCCAGCTGCGGTCTCTGTATGCTTATTCCGAGTACGACGTGCAGGGGGACTCCATCCTGGCCTTCCGCGGTCCGTGTAGGGTGGGGGTCGAGGACCTAGTGGACATGGAAGACCGCAAGAACCGCGCCGAGATCGGCAGCGAGGAGATGGCTCATTTCCTGATCGAGATGTTCGATACTGACCTGGACCGCGCCGTGGTCATGCAGAGACTGTTCCTCTGCGTGGTCAAGGACGTCATCGAGGAGCTGAAGCCGGAACTGTTCATCGTCAGGAAGGGCGATGACCTCTACATCGAGGTGGAGGTGGAAGAGGGAGAGGAGGAGAACCGCAAGCTCACCGTCTCCGTGGCCACCGTGAGCCCGGTATCCACCCTCATCCACCTGGGCATCAACGTCTCCAGCGACAACACCCCGGTGCCCACCCTGGGCCTCGAAGACCTGGACGTGCCGGTGGACGACTTCATCCTCAAGGTGCTGCAGGGATTCATCGGAGAGGTCAAGGGCATCGAGGAGGCGCGCTGCAAGGTCAGAGGCGTTTCCTGA
- a CDS encoding DUF3786 domain-containing protein: MTQEYGPDQLREAREKARRELAALDPSWVSSRSGTLYSYAGGWFTVPFFGEDHRVSYPDGEVTLADGVPASGMAEIIILHYLVGADGTPTAEQWVSYRDLPGARYHEPAFVAEVEGPLSRGLAGRLDSLRDWARHNARHLDLPGDVAVAWEVLPRVPLLIIFNEADEEFGASARVLFDISAPGYLPTEDLSVLAEIAVDRLLAVV; encoded by the coding sequence ATGACACAGGAATACGGACCGGACCAGTTGCGGGAGGCCAGGGAGAAAGCGCGCCGCGAGCTGGCAGCACTGGACCCGTCCTGGGTATCGTCACGTTCTGGCACGTTGTATTCGTACGCCGGTGGCTGGTTCACCGTGCCGTTTTTCGGCGAGGATCACCGCGTGTCTTATCCGGACGGGGAGGTCACGCTGGCGGACGGCGTCCCCGCCAGCGGCATGGCGGAGATCATCATCCTCCACTATCTTGTGGGTGCGGACGGCACCCCTACGGCGGAGCAGTGGGTCTCCTACCGCGACCTCCCCGGGGCCCGTTACCACGAGCCCGCTTTCGTGGCCGAGGTGGAGGGACCGCTGTCGCGCGGTCTCGCGGGACGCCTGGATTCCCTGCGCGACTGGGCGCGGCACAACGCGCGCCACCTCGACCTCCCGGGAGACGTGGCCGTCGCCTGGGAGGTGCTGCCCCGCGTGCCCCTGCTCATCATCTTCAACGAGGCGGACGAGGAGTTCGGGGCCTCGGCCCGGGTCCTCTTCGATATCTCGGCACCCGGCTACCTGCCTACGGAAGACCTCTCGGTGCTGGCGGAGATCGCGGTGGACCGTCTGCTGGCCGTGGTCTGA
- a CDS encoding MBL fold metallo-hydrolase yields the protein MTEVRAVAEGIWLIDTAMADVPGFTAVYALRGDAGAALVDAGISVSYGTVLEGLDEAGILREEVQYIIVTHIHLDHAGGAGHLMRELPNASVVVARKGLDILADPARLVASARRSLGRIADMYGDMEPIARERLVGAEDMESVSLGNRTLRMVPAPGHASSHICVVDETSGTLFSGDSLGLYLAPEGKVIPVTPPPDFDLEQQRHTLERLAALGCGRTCFTHFGCGGASTELARLSSHNLELMVEAVSAMGPDGDPKRTAGRLMRIMDVSSPYGIFMFGGVSLLNVHGISRCLGRER from the coding sequence ATGACCGAAGTGCGGGCGGTCGCGGAAGGCATCTGGCTGATAGACACGGCCATGGCGGATGTGCCCGGGTTCACCGCCGTCTATGCGCTGCGGGGAGACGCAGGCGCGGCGCTGGTGGACGCCGGGATATCGGTCAGTTACGGGACGGTCCTTGAAGGCCTCGACGAGGCGGGCATACTCCGGGAAGAGGTACAGTATATCATCGTCACCCATATCCATCTCGATCATGCCGGCGGCGCCGGTCACCTGATGCGCGAGCTTCCCAACGCCAGCGTGGTGGTTGCGCGCAAAGGCCTGGATATCCTGGCCGACCCGGCGCGGCTGGTGGCGAGCGCGCGCCGCTCCCTGGGCAGGATCGCCGACATGTACGGCGACATGGAGCCCATCGCCAGGGAGAGGCTCGTGGGCGCCGAGGACATGGAGAGCGTCTCCCTGGGAAACAGGACATTGCGTATGGTCCCGGCTCCCGGCCACGCCTCCTCCCACATCTGCGTGGTCGACGAGACCTCCGGGACCCTGTTCAGCGGCGACTCCCTCGGCCTCTACCTCGCCCCCGAGGGAAAGGTGATCCCGGTGACGCCGCCCCCCGATTTCGACCTGGAACAACAGCGCCACACCCTGGAGCGCCTTGCGGCCCTTGGCTGCGGCCGCACATGCTTCACCCATTTCGGCTGCGGTGGCGCCAGCACCGAACTGGCCCGGCTGTCATCGCACAACCTGGAGCTGATGGTGGAGGCGGTGAGCGCCATGGGTCCGGACGGCGATCCCAAGCGGACCGCCGGGCGGCTAATGCGCATCATGGACGTGAGTTCCCCCTATGGTATTTTCATGTTCGGAGGCGTGAGCCTGCTCAACGTACACGGCATATCGCGCTGCCTAGGGAGGGAGAGATGA
- a CDS encoding acyl-CoA dehydrogenase family protein, producing the protein MVDFELTEEQKAAVKMAHDFALNEMRPVALDCDKEGKVPDSLVKKAAAAGLTAMAIPEEYGGGGLDQITASMVSEELAWGCAGIATTLGANSLATTPMVIAANEEQKKEYFPRLCDPDDPKFAAFCLTEPGAGSDAAALSTVIKEEGDHYLLNGQKCFITNGGIADFYSVFCTFDKEKKYGGIGAVIVERSYDGVSVGKHEDKMGIRASDTSEVIFDNVKVPKENLFVPMGQGFYNVMTTLDLTRASVAALATGVARAAFEEALKYSKERVQFGRPIIAQQSINFMLAEMAMKVEAGRRLYQLAAWKAYKGLPCSLESSYAKAFCGDMCMEVTVNAVQVHGGYGYMKEYLVEKLMRDAKIMQIYEGTAQIQRLVIGANLMGVTDTYPWG; encoded by the coding sequence ATGGTAGATTTCGAACTCACCGAGGAGCAAAAAGCAGCCGTCAAGATGGCGCACGATTTCGCGCTCAACGAGATGCGGCCCGTCGCCCTGGATTGCGACAAGGAAGGCAAAGTTCCCGACAGCCTGGTGAAGAAGGCCGCTGCGGCCGGCCTTACGGCCATGGCCATCCCGGAGGAGTACGGCGGAGGCGGGCTGGACCAGATCACGGCCTCTATGGTCAGCGAGGAGCTCGCCTGGGGATGCGCCGGTATCGCCACCACCCTGGGTGCTAACAGTCTGGCCACGACGCCCATGGTCATCGCCGCAAACGAGGAGCAGAAGAAGGAATACTTCCCGCGCCTCTGCGACCCCGATGACCCCAAGTTCGCGGCTTTCTGCCTCACCGAGCCGGGAGCGGGATCGGACGCGGCGGCCCTCTCCACCGTCATCAAGGAGGAGGGTGACCATTACCTGCTCAACGGGCAGAAGTGCTTCATAACCAACGGCGGCATCGCCGACTTCTATTCCGTCTTCTGCACCTTCGACAAGGAGAAGAAGTACGGTGGTATCGGCGCGGTGATAGTGGAGCGCTCATACGACGGCGTCTCCGTGGGCAAGCACGAGGACAAGATGGGCATCCGGGCCTCGGACACCTCCGAGGTCATCTTCGACAACGTCAAGGTGCCTAAGGAGAACCTCTTCGTGCCCATGGGGCAGGGTTTCTACAACGTCATGACCACCCTGGACCTGACCCGTGCCAGCGTGGCCGCCCTGGCCACCGGCGTGGCGCGCGCCGCCTTCGAGGAAGCCCTCAAGTACTCGAAGGAGAGGGTCCAGTTCGGGCGTCCCATCATCGCCCAGCAGTCCATCAACTTCATGCTGGCCGAGATGGCCATGAAGGTCGAGGCGGGAAGGCGCCTCTACCAGCTAGCGGCCTGGAAGGCTTACAAAGGCCTGCCGTGCTCGCTCGAGTCATCCTACGCCAAGGCCTTCTGCGGCGACATGTGCATGGAAGTGACCGTGAACGCGGTGCAGGTGCACGGCGGCTACGGCTACATGAAGGAATACCTGGTGGAGAAGCTGATGCGCGACGCGAAGATCATGCAGATCTACGAGGGCACGGCCCAGATCCAGCGCCTGGTCATCGGCGCCAACCTCATGGGTGTCACCGACACCTACCCCTGGGGGTAG
- a CDS encoding 2-hydroxyacyl-CoA dehydratase family protein, with translation MAKIGITTTVPIEVIYAAGHVPVDLNNAFVSHGDREGLIEDAETVGFPRSFCAWTKGIYGVVKKTQDMAAVVAVTQGDCSNTHALMETLQSEGLEVIPFAYPYERDHGLLRAQMDVFIQRLETDETAVRAAMEKLDAVRCKAHEIDRLTWEEGLVSGFENHLYLVSCSDMEGDPDAFGAKLEEFLVTARERARDVSWRRAADMVRLGYLGVPPIAPELYDHLEALGARVIFNETQRQFSLPSCAPDLVEKYRLYSYPYSVFYRLEDIEREVERRHLDGVIHYVQSFCFRQVEDIIIRRRLDVPVLTLELDRCDAIDARTATRLESFVSMLEE, from the coding sequence ATGGCAAAGATAGGAATAACCACTACCGTACCCATAGAGGTCATCTACGCGGCGGGACATGTGCCGGTGGACCTCAACAACGCCTTCGTCTCCCATGGCGACCGTGAGGGGCTGATAGAGGACGCCGAGACCGTCGGGTTCCCACGCTCTTTCTGCGCATGGACCAAGGGCATCTATGGCGTGGTGAAGAAGACGCAGGACATGGCGGCCGTGGTCGCCGTGACCCAGGGGGATTGCTCCAATACCCACGCCCTCATGGAGACGCTGCAGTCCGAGGGGCTGGAGGTGATACCCTTCGCCTATCCCTACGAGCGCGACCACGGGCTGTTGCGGGCACAGATGGACGTTTTCATTCAACGCCTGGAGACGGACGAGACGGCGGTTCGGGCGGCCATGGAGAAGTTGGATGCAGTCCGCTGCAAGGCCCACGAGATAGACCGCCTGACCTGGGAGGAAGGCCTGGTGAGCGGTTTCGAGAACCACCTCTACCTGGTGAGCTGCAGTGACATGGAGGGTGATCCCGACGCCTTCGGGGCGAAGCTGGAAGAGTTCCTGGTGACGGCGAGGGAACGGGCGCGGGACGTATCCTGGCGCCGCGCCGCGGATATGGTGCGACTGGGATACCTGGGGGTGCCGCCCATAGCGCCGGAGCTCTATGACCACCTGGAAGCCCTGGGCGCGCGGGTGATATTCAACGAGACGCAGCGCCAGTTCAGCCTGCCATCCTGCGCCCCGGACCTGGTGGAGAAGTACCGGCTCTACAGTTATCCCTACTCCGTCTTCTACCGCCTGGAGGACATCGAACGCGAGGTGGAGCGACGGCACCTTGACGGGGTGATCCACTACGTGCAGAGCTTCTGTTTCCGCCAGGTAGAGGACATCATCATCCGCAGGCGCCTGGACGTCCCCGTGCTCACCCTGGAGTTGGACCGCTGCGATGCCATAGACGCAAGGACCGCGACGCGTCTCGAGAGCTTCGTCTCCATGCTTGAAGAGTGA
- a CDS encoding 7-cyano-7-deazaguanine synthase, translated as MSGGRNLVLLSAGLDSAVNLLMAMEHGGVDVAVTVDYGQRAARREVERSRALCETYGVDNLVLDATWLAEVGGGALTSPQADLPGVEPEQLADPVQAHENMKAVWVPNRNGLLVNMGACVAESRGLRWVIMGLNAEEGAAFPDNTAAFVRETNRALGYSTLSRVRVRSFTVGWDKLAIMREAIRRELDFRYVWSCYNGEEKMCGSCESCVRLLAAASLLRVTGRLERLFSRMP; from the coding sequence GTGAGCGGGGGGCGCAACCTGGTCCTCCTCTCCGCTGGACTGGACTCCGCCGTAAACCTGCTCATGGCGATGGAACACGGTGGGGTGGATGTGGCGGTGACGGTGGATTACGGGCAGCGTGCGGCGCGCCGCGAGGTGGAGAGGTCGCGCGCCCTGTGCGAAACGTATGGCGTCGACAACCTGGTCCTGGACGCGACCTGGCTGGCGGAGGTGGGGGGAGGCGCCTTGACCAGCCCGCAGGCCGACCTGCCCGGGGTGGAGCCGGAACAGCTCGCCGACCCGGTCCAGGCTCATGAGAATATGAAAGCGGTCTGGGTGCCCAACCGCAACGGCCTGCTGGTCAACATGGGGGCCTGTGTAGCCGAGTCCAGGGGACTTAGGTGGGTGATCATGGGCCTCAATGCCGAGGAGGGGGCCGCCTTTCCCGATAACACCGCGGCGTTCGTGCGAGAGACCAACCGCGCCCTGGGCTACTCCACGCTGTCCCGGGTCAGGGTGCGCAGCTTCACCGTTGGATGGGATAAACTGGCAATCATGCGCGAGGCAATACGGCGTGAGCTGGACTTTCGCTATGTTTGGTCATGCTATAATGGGGAAGAAAAGATGTGCGGTTCGTGTGAATCCTGTGTCCGCCTCCTCGCGGCAGCTTCGCTCCTGCGGGTCACGGGGAGGCTCGAAAGGCTTTTTTCGCGCATGCCATGA
- a CDS encoding tetratricopeptide repeat protein: MGVDNCPVCGFALSGGRIEAIKEAAELNSRAQLHDSKGEWEQSIPMYTRAVELYPEFVVAQYNLGIALGKVNRFEEAKEALGNAIRLKPDFAAAYAARGDIDAGVGDYDSAVSDYSMAIELYPDYAQAYYKRALAWIGKDCDYEARQDLEDYLFYKPHDARARRRLEKLKEGA; encoded by the coding sequence GTGGGCGTCGATAACTGCCCCGTGTGCGGTTTCGCGCTGTCCGGGGGGCGCATCGAGGCCATCAAGGAGGCGGCCGAGCTGAACTCCCGCGCGCAACTCCACGATTCCAAGGGGGAGTGGGAGCAGTCCATACCCATGTACACCCGCGCCGTGGAGCTCTACCCGGAGTTCGTCGTCGCCCAGTACAACCTGGGCATTGCCCTTGGCAAGGTCAACAGGTTCGAGGAGGCCAAGGAGGCCTTGGGCAACGCCATCAGGCTCAAGCCCGATTTCGCCGCCGCCTACGCGGCTCGCGGAGACATCGACGCGGGGGTGGGGGATTACGACTCGGCCGTCAGCGATTATTCCATGGCCATCGAGTTGTATCCCGATTACGCCCAGGCGTACTATAAGCGCGCCCTGGCCTGGATAGGGAAGGACTGCGACTATGAGGCCCGGCAAGACCTGGAAGACTACCTGTTCTACAAGCCCCACGACGCCCGTGCGCGCAGGCGTCTGGAGAAGCTCAAGGAAGGAGCGTGA
- a CDS encoding HNH endonuclease — protein MRRVLVLNASYEPLNLVNVKRAVVLVLKNKAEIIEERGEYLHSERLIMPFPTVIRLAYYVSVPYRGVSLSRRAVFLRDRHTCQYCGDKAESIDHVIPRSRGGQHAWDNVVAACRRCNTRKMNRLPSEAGLKLSHKPVPPHDHIWIFSLATDIHPTWEPYLETALVG, from the coding sequence ATGCGCAGGGTATTGGTCCTCAACGCTTCCTATGAGCCACTGAACCTGGTAAACGTCAAGCGAGCCGTGGTCCTCGTGCTCAAGAACAAGGCGGAGATCATCGAGGAGCGTGGCGAATACCTCCACTCCGAGCGCCTGATCATGCCTTTTCCCACCGTGATCCGGCTCGCGTATTACGTCAGCGTTCCCTATCGCGGCGTCTCCCTCAGCCGCCGCGCCGTTTTTCTGAGGGACAGGCACACCTGCCAGTACTGCGGGGATAAGGCGGAGAGTATCGACCACGTCATACCGCGCAGCCGGGGCGGGCAGCACGCATGGGACAACGTCGTCGCCGCCTGCCGCCGCTGCAACACCCGCAAGATGAACCGGCTGCCCTCCGAGGCCGGGCTCAAGCTCTCGCACAAGCCGGTCCCGCCCCATGACCACATCTGGATCTTCAGCCTGGCTACGGACATCCATCCCACCTGGGAACCCTACCTGGAAACGGCGCTGGTGGGATGA
- a CDS encoding M48 family metalloprotease, which yields MLDDAIRMHRRRRYVRFLFPSLAALPIPFFVYALIASAPDGFPLALPVAMLAYICVLVAVMAIISERDRILDHLLRASAVPQPYQRRLQEICEEVFLASGLQPPRLMYVDRDGMNAFASGWREKGTIYLTRGLLEGLSHGETLAVIAHETARLNAGYSYAAEIRTSLGAFTRSLDLTGGSLKGLLLSGLGILLVVLLLFALLPHFLLNTTGNNGMVTALYFVVMLPLVLMVIRALDSGLGGCRDKFFLADDLAVKWTMDPEALVSAMRKMQPLYAERAYGFLQRLAFVPHIPHRTRPARDPDTPVIVSGARETNMPLPGRVFAERRPDLPSVAERERALQESVGHPI from the coding sequence ATGCTTGACGATGCCATCAGGATGCACAGGAGAAGGAGGTATGTCCGGTTCCTCTTTCCCTCCCTTGCCGCGCTCCCCATACCTTTCTTCGTCTATGCCCTGATCGCGTCCGCGCCGGACGGCTTTCCGCTGGCTCTCCCTGTTGCCATGCTGGCCTATATCTGCGTGCTGGTCGCGGTCATGGCCATCATCAGCGAGCGTGACCGCATCCTCGATCATCTCCTGAGGGCGTCCGCCGTTCCCCAGCCCTACCAGCGGAGATTGCAAGAGATTTGCGAGGAGGTCTTTCTCGCCTCCGGGCTCCAACCACCCCGCCTCATGTATGTAGATCGCGACGGCATGAACGCTTTCGCCTCCGGGTGGAGGGAGAAGGGCACCATATACCTGACCAGGGGGCTGCTCGAGGGGCTGAGCCACGGCGAGACACTCGCCGTTATCGCGCACGAGACAGCCAGGCTCAATGCGGGGTACAGCTACGCCGCCGAGATCAGGACCTCCCTGGGGGCCTTTACGAGATCGCTCGACCTGACCGGGGGGTCCCTGAAGGGGCTGCTCCTTTCCGGCCTGGGCATCCTCCTGGTCGTGCTGCTTCTCTTCGCTCTTCTCCCCCATTTCCTCCTCAACACCACCGGTAACAACGGGATGGTGACGGCCTTATACTTCGTGGTGATGCTCCCCCTGGTACTGATGGTCATCAGGGCCCTTGACTCCGGCCTGGGCGGCTGCCGGGACAAGTTCTTCCTGGCGGATGACCTGGCCGTCAAGTGGACCATGGATCCCGAGGCGCTGGTCTCCGCCATGCGCAAGATGCAGCCCCTCTACGCCGAAAGGGCTTACGGCTTCCTGCAGCGGCTGGCCTTCGTCCCCCATATCCCGCACCGGACCCGGCCGGCCCGCGATCCGGACACCCCGGTCATCGTCTCTGGCGCGCGGGAGACCAACATGCCCCTGCCTGGGCGCGTGTTCGCCGAACGGAGGCCCGACCTTCCCAGCGTGGCAGAGCGGGAGAGAGCGCTGCAAGAGTCCGTTGGCCATCCCATTTGA
- a CDS encoding MBL fold metallo-hydrolase, translating to MIPAGIDLSGMVKPIREDILHIDIPIEHELKNISLYLFKGEYPALIDAGPYHPLLQELVTAALRYAGIDEMAYIYLTHSHIDHCGLAARLSAATGARVAAHRYERPRIEGAGDRLRKEYGCYSSMSSSMGFPSDMAQLVFDLASVWNKLSEPCRVEVRLGGGETVKAGDRELEVIHTPGHTAGHLCYFLRGEKLLFSGDHLMRTITPNPELYCPPWRGYITGLPQFLVSLRLLESYDIHAAYPGHGRSIRKVRKRIEINLLHHEQRLEKTRDAVGRGCRTVWEVALQLFPQVRKGPPGVDHFLALKEALGHLLILEEQGAVRRADEGELWVYLPA from the coding sequence ATGATACCAGCGGGGATAGACCTGTCGGGAATGGTCAAGCCCATTCGCGAGGACATCCTGCACATCGATATACCCATAGAGCACGAGCTGAAGAACATCAGCCTGTACCTCTTCAAGGGCGAGTATCCCGCGCTCATAGACGCCGGGCCCTACCACCCGCTTCTCCAGGAACTCGTGACCGCGGCGCTGCGCTACGCGGGCATAGATGAGATGGCCTATATCTACCTCACCCATTCCCATATCGACCACTGCGGGCTGGCGGCGCGGCTGAGCGCCGCGACCGGGGCCCGGGTGGCGGCCCACCGCTACGAGCGGCCGCGCATCGAGGGAGCCGGAGACCGCCTGCGAAAGGAATACGGCTGTTATTCGTCCATGTCCTCCTCCATGGGGTTCCCCTCCGATATGGCCCAACTGGTGTTCGATCTTGCGTCGGTATGGAACAAGCTCTCGGAGCCGTGCCGCGTCGAAGTGCGGCTGGGCGGCGGAGAAACGGTGAAAGCGGGGGACCGTGAACTGGAGGTTATCCATACCCCCGGACACACCGCAGGGCACCTATGTTATTTCCTGCGCGGGGAGAAACTGCTCTTCTCGGGTGACCACCTCATGCGCACCATCACCCCCAACCCGGAACTCTACTGCCCGCCCTGGCGGGGATACATCACCGGACTGCCGCAGTTCCTCGTTTCACTACGGCTGCTGGAGTCCTACGACATCCACGCCGCGTATCCCGGCCACGGCAGGTCCATCCGCAAGGTGAGGAAAAGGATAGAGATAAACCTCCTCCACCACGAGCAGCGCCTGGAGAAGACCCGTGACGCGGTGGGCAGGGGTTGCCGCACGGTGTGGGAAGTGGCCCTGCAGCTCTTTCCGCAGGTGAGGAAGGGCCCGCCCGGCGTCGATCATTTCCTGGCCCTGAAGGAGGCACTGGGACACCTGCTCATCCTCGAAGAGCAAGGAGCGGTAAGGCGGGCCGACGAGGGAGAACTGTGGGTCTACCTGCCCGCCTGA